A genomic region of Enterococcus sp. 12C11_DIV0727 contains the following coding sequences:
- a CDS encoding DUF1801 domain-containing protein, producing MEEIEEYVENIGEKWQESYQKLARIIAENIPAGFDLRLQYGMPTYVVPLSVFPAGYLERKDEPLPFISLAAQKKHLSLYHMGIMGNKELLAWFQEEYKKVVPTKLNMGKSCIRFSNPKVIPYELIGELVSKISVDEWVASYTRFTAKNKK from the coding sequence TTGGAGGAAATAGAAGAGTATGTAGAAAATATCGGCGAAAAGTGGCAAGAGTCCTATCAAAAATTAGCTAGAATCATTGCTGAAAATATACCAGCTGGCTTTGATTTACGATTACAATACGGAATGCCGACATATGTCGTGCCCTTAAGTGTGTTTCCAGCAGGTTATTTAGAGCGAAAAGACGAACCATTGCCGTTTATCAGTTTAGCTGCTCAGAAAAAGCATCTATCTTTGTATCATATGGGGATCATGGGAAATAAAGAATTATTAGCTTGGTTTCAGGAAGAGTACAAAAAAGTTGTTCCAACTAAGCTGAACATGGGAAAAAGTTGTATTCGTTTTAGTAATCCTAAAGTTATTCCTTATGAGTTGATTGGGGAATTAGTTAGTAAAATTTCGGTAGACGAATGGGTTGCTAGTTATACTCGTTTTACGGCGAAGAATAAGAAGTAG
- a CDS encoding PTS sugar transporter subunit IIB: MKVLLACGGGMSSSILAENLVAEAKKNGNEDFYMEATGTEEVSLKMQQEDWDALLLAPQVSFRKAHLQKEADAKNIPLIPIEGILYTPMGIPDLYRLIQQSVKK, from the coding sequence ATGAAAGTATTATTAGCATGTGGCGGCGGAATGAGTTCATCGATCTTAGCAGAGAATTTGGTTGCTGAAGCGAAGAAAAACGGGAATGAAGATTTTTATATGGAGGCAACGGGGACAGAAGAAGTTAGCTTGAAAATGCAGCAAGAAGATTGGGATGCTTTGCTTTTAGCGCCTCAGGTTAGCTTTAGAAAGGCCCATTTACAAAAAGAAGCAGATGCCAAAAACATTCCATTGATTCCAATTGAAGGTATTTTATATACGCCGATGGGGATTCCAGATCTGTATCGCTTGATCCAACAATCAGTAAAAAAATAA
- a CDS encoding YdeI/OmpD-associated family protein, which produces MVRLDETFTVTGMKNIERKATGSSKAVSSGRVEDYLQFIPEIESFIANHEKAKVLFDQLTPGYKKDWARYVYSAKQAATQEKRKQEMIEILGKGFKSKELYRQFVAK; this is translated from the coding sequence ATGGTTCGCTTAGATGAAACATTTACAGTGACAGGAATGAAAAATATCGAGCGAAAAGCAACTGGATCATCAAAAGCTGTCAGTAGTGGTCGTGTAGAAGACTATCTACAATTTATCCCAGAAATAGAATCTTTTATTGCAAATCATGAAAAAGCAAAAGTCTTATTTGATCAGCTAACACCTGGATACAAAAAGGATTGGGCTAGATATGTATATAGTGCCAAGCAAGCAGCAACGCAAGAGAAAAGAAAGCAAGAAATGATTGAGATTTTAGGAAAAGGTTTTAAGTCTAAAGAACTGTATCGTCAATTTGTGGCTAAATAA
- a CDS encoding deoxyribonuclease IV, whose amino-acid sequence MLLGSHVSMSGKKMLLGSAEEAASYGATTFMIYTGAPQNTRRKPIEEMNIEAGQAFMAEHDLSNIVVHAPYIINLGNTIKLENFGFATSFLRQEIERAHALGATQITLHPGAHVGAGVDAGLKQIIKGLDEVLWKEQVPQIALETMAGKGTELGRTFEELATIIEGVKLNEKLSVTMDTCHINDAGYNVKDDFDGVLEEFDKIIGLDRLKVVHVNDSKNSMGSHKDRHANIGFGTIGFDALNKVVHHEKLKDLPKILETPYVGADKKTSKAPYGDEIAMLKSQTFDPNLLEKIEAQN is encoded by the coding sequence ATGTTATTAGGTTCACATGTTAGTATGAGTGGTAAAAAAATGTTACTAGGTTCAGCGGAAGAGGCTGCGAGTTATGGTGCAACGACTTTTATGATTTATACGGGTGCGCCGCAAAATACGCGCCGTAAGCCGATTGAAGAGATGAATATTGAAGCTGGTCAAGCATTTATGGCTGAGCATGATTTAAGTAATATTGTGGTTCATGCACCTTATATCATTAACTTAGGGAATACGATCAAATTAGAAAATTTTGGCTTTGCAACGTCATTTTTACGTCAAGAAATCGAGCGTGCTCATGCATTAGGAGCAACACAAATCACATTGCATCCAGGTGCGCATGTGGGTGCTGGTGTGGATGCTGGCTTGAAACAAATCATCAAAGGGTTAGATGAAGTGTTATGGAAAGAACAAGTACCGCAAATTGCCTTAGAAACAATGGCAGGTAAGGGCACTGAGCTCGGTCGGACCTTTGAAGAATTGGCAACGATCATTGAAGGGGTTAAGCTAAATGAAAAGCTATCAGTGACAATGGATACTTGTCATATCAACGACGCTGGTTATAACGTAAAAGATGATTTTGATGGTGTTTTAGAAGAATTTGATAAAATTATTGGTTTAGATCGTTTGAAGGTAGTCCATGTCAATGATTCTAAAAATTCGATGGGTTCACATAAGGACCGTCATGCCAATATTGGTTTTGGCACGATTGGCTTTGATGCATTAAACAAGGTTGTTCACCATGAAAAATTAAAAGATCTACCTAAAATTTTAGAAACACCGTATGTTGGTGCTGATAAAAAAACAAGTAAAGCGCCATACGGTGACGAAATCGCAATGCTGAAATCACAAACGTTTGATCCAAATCTATTGGAAAAAATTGAAGCTCAAAATTAA
- a CDS encoding LacI family DNA-binding transcriptional regulator, whose protein sequence is MATIREVAKEAGVSLGTVSRYLNGHQLKESNMTNIREAIEKLGYEENIIAKGLKNNKSLSIGVVINTLTDVFATSIVTYLESYLEENNYSLILCDYQNDLNKLEQKLEFLRSRSVDGIVIFHLEKKLAVLDKFEKEGIPIVAVDSPISDFETDTVLVDNYKASYDVVQKLAELGHERIGIIAGSQDRFIGRERLNGFVDAMKELDLYTDATIEIGDYKKESGYLKAKKMLDKGYITALYTTNYYMTLGAVQAVYERQLAIPEDISIVGFDHFELSDIFQPKLTVVEQPVKQIGETVGALLIQKIKDTTITENTVVELETSLLWRDSVKKIKKGLES, encoded by the coding sequence GTGGCAACGATTAGAGAAGTAGCAAAGGAAGCCGGCGTTTCACTAGGAACGGTCTCAAGATATTTAAATGGTCATCAACTAAAAGAAAGTAATATGACGAATATTCGCGAAGCAATTGAAAAATTAGGCTATGAAGAAAACATTATTGCCAAAGGGCTAAAAAATAATAAAAGTCTTTCGATTGGTGTTGTGATCAATACGTTAACAGATGTTTTTGCAACATCTATCGTTACCTACTTGGAATCTTACTTAGAAGAAAATAACTACAGCTTGATTCTATGTGATTACCAAAATGATCTAAACAAGTTAGAACAAAAATTAGAGTTTTTACGCTCAAGATCAGTAGATGGTATTGTTATTTTCCACCTTGAAAAGAAATTAGCAGTTTTAGATAAATTTGAAAAAGAAGGTATTCCGATTGTAGCCGTAGACTCGCCAATCAGTGATTTCGAAACGGACACAGTTTTAGTTGATAACTATAAAGCGTCGTATGATGTTGTCCAAAAACTTGCTGAATTAGGACATGAACGAATTGGTATTATTGCGGGAAGTCAAGATCGTTTCATTGGCAGAGAACGGTTGAATGGTTTTGTCGATGCTATGAAAGAATTAGATCTTTATACAGATGCAACAATTGAAATTGGCGATTATAAAAAAGAATCAGGTTATTTGAAAGCTAAAAAAATGCTAGATAAAGGATATATAACCGCGCTTTACACGACCAATTATTATATGACATTAGGTGCAGTTCAAGCAGTCTATGAACGTCAGTTAGCAATCCCGGAAGATATATCAATCGTAGGATTTGATCATTTTGAACTAAGCGATATCTTTCAGCCGAAACTAACGGTAGTAGAACAACCAGTTAAGCAAATCGGAGAAACAGTTGGAGCCTTATTGATACAAAAAATCAAAGATACTACAATCACTGAAAACACTGTGGTAGAGCTGGAAACAAGCTTACTTTGGCGTGATTCGGTAAAAAAAATAAAAAAAGGGCTTGAAAGTTAA
- a CDS encoding YneF family protein, with product MSTGLVVLIAIIALLAGAAGGFFLARKYMQDYFKKNPPVNEEMLRMMMMSMGQKPSEKKIRQMMQQMKNQGDK from the coding sequence ATGTCAACAGGTTTAGTAGTGTTAATCGCGATTATCGCTTTATTAGCAGGTGCAGCAGGCGGATTTTTCCTTGCGCGCAAATATATGCAAGATTATTTTAAAAAGAATCCTCCCGTTAATGAGGAAATGTTACGAATGATGATGATGTCTATGGGACAAAAACCTTCTGAGAAGAAGATACGTCAAATGATGCAGCAAATGAAGAACCAAGGAGACAAATAG
- a CDS encoding ABC transporter ATP-binding protein: MSIFKKLGWFFKQEKKSYVIGVFSLVMVALVQLVPPKVIGIVVDKIADKNLTIKPILFWIGILLAAAVAQYVFRYIWRIYIWGSAARLEKDLRRQLFHHFTKMDSVFYQKYRTGDLMAHATNDLNAIQNVAGAGILTFADSLITGGATIIAMILFVDWRLTLIALIPLPLLAVTSRVLGSKLHDAFRDSQAAFSTINDKTQESITGMKVIKTFGQEKEDIQDFTEKIDDAIVKNKRVNFLDALFDPFITLIIGISYVLTIIMGGRFIMEGTITIGQLISFISYIGMLVWPMFAIGRLFNVLERGNASYDRVNELLHEKTHIIEKKDAIQTPAKGQLSMEVAQFTYPKNDHSTLEQIKFTVGVGETLGIVGKTGAGKTTILKLLMREFDHYQGRVTFGGHDIKDYSLDAVMHSIGYVPQDHFLFSMTVRDNIRFANPDFTEAEVEQAAEMAFINSEIKAFPKGYDTLVGERGVSLSGGQKQRISIARALIVDPELLILDDALSAVDAKTEEAILSNLKEVRKGKTTIIAAHRLSSVMHAKEIIVLDEGKIVERGTHQELLRIAGWYKRMWDKQQLEAKIEGSEA, from the coding sequence ATGTCTATATTTAAAAAATTAGGGTGGTTTTTCAAACAAGAGAAGAAAAGTTATGTTATTGGGGTCTTTTCATTAGTGATGGTTGCACTAGTGCAGTTAGTTCCGCCGAAGGTGATCGGAATTGTTGTGGATAAAATTGCCGACAAAAATTTAACGATCAAACCAATTTTATTTTGGATTGGAATTTTATTAGCTGCGGCTGTTGCACAATATGTTTTTCGCTACATCTGGCGAATTTATATTTGGGGAAGTGCAGCTAGATTAGAAAAAGATTTAAGACGGCAATTATTTCATCACTTTACAAAAATGGATAGTGTTTTTTATCAGAAATATCGAACCGGTGATTTGATGGCCCATGCAACAAATGATTTGAATGCGATTCAAAATGTTGCTGGAGCAGGGATTTTGACTTTTGCGGATTCATTGATCACAGGTGGTGCCACGATTATTGCCATGATTTTATTTGTGGATTGGCGTTTAACGTTGATTGCTTTGATTCCATTACCCTTGTTAGCGGTAACATCAAGAGTTTTAGGGTCAAAATTGCATGATGCTTTTAGAGATTCACAAGCAGCATTTTCAACGATTAACGACAAAACTCAAGAAAGTATCACTGGGATGAAAGTTATTAAAACATTTGGCCAGGAAAAAGAGGATATTCAAGATTTTACAGAGAAAATTGATGATGCTATTGTTAAAAATAAACGAGTTAACTTTTTAGATGCTTTATTTGATCCGTTTATTACGTTGATCATTGGGATTTCATATGTTCTAACAATTATTATGGGCGGACGATTTATTATGGAAGGCACGATTACGATTGGGCAGTTGATTTCTTTCATAAGTTATATAGGAATGCTCGTTTGGCCGATGTTTGCAATTGGTCGCCTGTTTAACGTGCTGGAGCGAGGAAATGCTAGCTATGATCGTGTCAATGAATTGTTGCATGAAAAGACTCATATCATTGAAAAAAAAGATGCCATCCAAACACCAGCGAAAGGTCAGCTCTCAATGGAAGTTGCGCAGTTCACTTATCCTAAAAATGACCATTCAACTTTAGAACAAATTAAATTTACGGTGGGTGTTGGTGAAACATTAGGAATCGTTGGTAAAACGGGTGCCGGAAAAACAACGATTTTAAAATTGTTGATGCGTGAGTTTGATCATTATCAAGGGCGTGTGACATTTGGCGGTCATGATATCAAAGATTATTCATTGGATGCTGTGATGCATTCGATTGGCTATGTTCCACAAGATCACTTTCTGTTTTCAATGACAGTTCGGGATAATATCCGTTTTGCAAATCCAGATTTTACCGAAGCAGAAGTGGAGCAAGCCGCAGAAATGGCGTTTATCAATAGCGAGATCAAAGCATTTCCAAAAGGGTACGATACATTGGTTGGAGAACGAGGAGTTTCGTTATCTGGTGGACAAAAGCAACGAATCTCGATTGCTAGGGCATTAATTGTTGATCCAGAATTATTGATTTTAGATGATGCTTTATCCGCAGTGGATGCAAAAACAGAAGAAGCTATTCTTTCTAATTTAAAAGAAGTTAGAAAGGGAAAAACAACGATTATTGCAGCTCATCGACTAAGTAGTGTGATGCATGCCAAAGAGATTATTGTTTTAGATGAAGGAAAAATTGTTGAACGCGGTACTCATCAAGAGCTATTAAGAATAGCTGGCTGGTACAAGCGGATGTGGGATAAACAGCAATTAGAAGCGAAAATTGAAGGGAGTGAAGCATAA
- a CDS encoding ABC transporter ATP-binding protein: MEEKYESEWTKSVPIKEQISIVRRLLKFARPFRGTFLIAILFALVLAVINILLPRIIQLFMDDYLTPKTATNQVILFFAGLYLFGVIVKSIVWFFQWFLYSTASLKTYQYIRVKLFEKLQTLGMRYFDQTPAGSIVSRVTNDTETLFEFWYVFLMVLTGIFAVVSSFIAMFQINGKIALYNLIFLPILLIVIWYYQKFSSRIYRSMREKLSQLNTKLNEYISGMQIIQQFRQERRLEKEFEETNNDYLRTRFSMIRTNSLLLGPIINFLYTLAIGLTLTLFGYDALHSPVEVGLIYAFVTYVQAFFNPMTQMMDFLSVFTDGMVAGSRILKIFDNEELTPQQNNGANAEIIRGKIEFRNVSFSYDGKNKVLKNISFIANPGETVALIGHTGSGKSSIINILMRFYEFYEGEILIDDRDIREYPLPELRKKLGLVLQDAFMFYGDIAGNIRMLNPEITDEQIKTAAEFVQADKFIETLPKKYHAKVIERGASYSSGQRQLISFARTIVTDPKILVLDEATANIDTETEGLIQEGLANMRQGRTTIAIAHRLSTIRDADLILVLDKGRIVERGNHDNLLAQNGLYSDMYQLQNSEG; this comes from the coding sequence ATGGAAGAAAAATATGAATCAGAATGGACAAAATCAGTTCCTATAAAAGAACAAATTTCAATTGTTAGACGGTTGCTAAAATTTGCGCGTCCATTTCGTGGTACCTTTTTAATTGCAATTTTATTTGCTTTGGTACTTGCTGTTATTAATATCCTTTTGCCAAGGATTATTCAATTGTTTATGGACGATTATTTAACACCAAAAACGGCGACGAACCAAGTAATTCTCTTTTTTGCTGGTTTATATCTATTTGGTGTGATCGTTAAAAGTATTGTCTGGTTTTTCCAATGGTTTCTATATTCAACTGCTTCGCTGAAAACCTATCAATATATTCGTGTGAAGCTATTTGAAAAACTACAAACTCTAGGTATGCGGTACTTTGATCAAACACCAGCAGGTTCTATCGTTTCCAGAGTTACGAATGACACAGAAACTTTATTTGAATTTTGGTATGTCTTTTTAATGGTGTTGACAGGAATTTTTGCGGTAGTTTCATCATTTATTGCGATGTTTCAAATTAATGGGAAAATTGCGTTGTACAACTTGATTTTCTTACCCATTCTTTTGATTGTGATCTGGTACTATCAAAAATTTAGTTCTAGAATTTATCGCAGTATGCGGGAAAAATTAAGTCAGTTAAACACTAAATTAAATGAATATATTTCTGGTATGCAGATAATTCAGCAATTTAGACAAGAACGTCGTTTAGAAAAAGAATTTGAAGAAACCAATAATGATTATCTGCGTACGCGTTTTTCAATGATCAGAACGAATTCATTGCTTTTAGGGCCAATCATTAACTTTCTATATACATTGGCGATTGGTTTGACATTAACCTTATTTGGTTATGATGCGTTGCACTCTCCTGTTGAAGTCGGTTTGATTTATGCGTTTGTAACGTATGTTCAAGCATTTTTTAACCCGATGACACAAATGATGGATTTCCTAAGTGTCTTTACCGATGGTATGGTTGCGGGCAGTAGGATTTTAAAAATCTTTGATAATGAAGAGTTGACGCCGCAACAAAATAATGGTGCGAATGCGGAAATTATTCGTGGAAAAATCGAATTTCGTAATGTCAGTTTCTCCTATGATGGTAAAAATAAAGTGTTGAAAAACATCAGTTTTATTGCAAATCCTGGTGAGACAGTTGCATTGATTGGTCATACAGGAAGCGGTAAAAGCTCAATTATCAATATTTTGATGCGTTTTTATGAGTTTTATGAGGGTGAAATCTTGATCGATGATCGTGATATTCGTGAGTATCCATTACCAGAGTTAAGAAAAAAATTAGGGCTAGTTCTGCAGGATGCTTTTATGTTTTATGGTGATATCGCTGGCAATATTCGAATGTTGAACCCAGAGATTACCGATGAGCAAATCAAAACAGCAGCTGAATTTGTTCAAGCGGATAAGTTTATTGAAACCCTCCCTAAAAAATACCATGCAAAAGTGATTGAAAGAGGTGCAAGTTACTCAAGCGGTCAACGTCAGCTGATTTCATTTGCTAGAACAATCGTAACAGATCCAAAAATTTTAGTACTAGACGAAGCAACAGCAAACATTGATACTGAGACAGAAGGGTTGATTCAAGAAGGGTTAGCGAATATGCGTCAAGGCAGAACAACGATCGCTATTGCCCATCGTTTATCCACCATTCGTGATGCTGATCTGATTTTGGTCTTAGACAAAGGACGGATTGTGGAACGTGGCAATCATGATAACTTATTAGCTCAGAATGGTTTATACTCAGATATGTATCAGTTACAAAATAGTGAAGGTTAA
- the trxB gene encoding thioredoxin-disulfide reductase, whose product MYDVIIIGAGPAGMTAALYASRSNLSVLMIERGAPGGQMNNTAEVENYPGFDSIMGPELAYKMYENVEKFGTENAYGIVMDIKDQGSYKEVICDDKTYQAKTVIIATGCEHRKLGVKGEEEFAGRGVSYCAVCDGAFFRNKRLLVIGGGDSAVEEAIYLTQFASEVVIVHRRDALRAQKIIQDRAFANEKISFEWNTVLEEIVGNDMVVTGGQLRNVLTDEVKEIQADGVFIYVGLDPLTEPFKKSGLTNAEGWIETDQDMKTSMPGVFAIGDVREKTLRQITTAVGEGGIAGQQVYKYIEDMAEVEEVK is encoded by the coding sequence ATGTATGATGTAATTATAATTGGAGCAGGACCAGCTGGTATGACTGCCGCTTTATATGCGTCTCGTTCTAATCTGTCAGTATTAATGATTGAACGTGGAGCACCAGGAGGTCAAATGAATAATACGGCTGAGGTTGAAAACTATCCAGGTTTTGACTCGATCATGGGACCTGAACTGGCTTATAAAATGTACGAAAACGTTGAAAAATTTGGTACTGAAAATGCATACGGCATTGTAATGGATATCAAAGATCAAGGTTCTTATAAAGAAGTGATTTGTGATGATAAAACCTATCAAGCTAAAACAGTGATCATTGCTACAGGCTGTGAACATCGTAAATTAGGTGTTAAAGGGGAAGAAGAATTTGCAGGTCGTGGTGTTTCTTATTGTGCGGTTTGTGATGGTGCGTTCTTCCGTAACAAACGCTTATTAGTTATCGGTGGTGGTGATTCTGCAGTTGAAGAAGCGATTTATTTAACGCAATTTGCTTCAGAAGTTGTGATCGTGCATCGTCGTGACGCCTTACGTGCGCAAAAGATCATTCAAGATCGCGCGTTTGCTAATGAAAAAATTTCTTTTGAATGGAATACCGTTTTAGAAGAAATCGTTGGAAATGATATGGTTGTAACGGGTGGACAATTAAGAAATGTATTGACTGATGAAGTAAAAGAAATCCAAGCTGATGGTGTCTTTATCTATGTTGGACTTGATCCATTGACAGAACCGTTCAAGAAATCTGGCTTAACGAATGCGGAAGGTTGGATCGAAACAGACCAAGATATGAAAACGAGTATGCCAGGTGTGTTTGCAATTGGTGATGTTCGTGAGAAAACATTGCGCCAAATCACAACTGCAGTTGGTGAAGGCGGAATTGCCGGACAACAAGTCTATAAATATATCGAAGATATGGCAGAAGTTGAAGAAGTTAAATAG
- a CDS encoding transglycosylase domain-containing protein, which produces MYHFIEVKLLDNQDNSRITEQHSKKVPEKKKIFLIINVVIRVLQSLFVFAVVLLLLGGALGMGIGMGYFAFLVEDTQPPTKEELQTEISDITEVSKMTYADGTNIAMIKSDLVRTRVDGEHISPLLKKAIISTEDEYFEEHKGVVPKAVIRALVSDATGIGGSSGGSTLTQQLVKQQILTDETTFKRKANEILLAFRIEKYFSKDEIVTTYLNVSPFGRNNKGENIAGVEEAAKGLFGKSANDLTLPQAAFIAGLPQSPIIYTPYSNTGALKADENLAYGMKRKDFVLFSMYREKAITKEEYETAKNYDLKQDFQPQEASNENTESYLYNAVLEQATNVVMDINIEKAGVKKETLDELGLSQYKDQARKEIQNRGYTIQSTIDQTVYDTMQNAVANFGYMLDDGYGAGFVETGNVLMDNKTGRIIGFIAGRDFNVSQSNHALDTVRQVGSTIKPISVYGPAIDQGMIGSESRLANYPMSYKTGGELTNATNSGTNTFDTVRHALEWSYNIPVYHLNEAMKAQMGDDNFSYNNYLSKMNYPASDAWAYESAPFGSVETTVLTQTNGFQALANKGQYQKGYMIEKITDNSGKVIYEHKNTPVQVYSEATASIMNDLMRSVLDSKITTPFKNMSIGLNPAFANVDWVGKTGTTNAYKDAWLVVSTPTITLGSWTGYDIPTAMSPNSGDQNSAYLANLANAIYSVRPDLFGAGEKFTLSKDVIKSNVSSFTGEKPGTFTYNGGTYTAPGPNVESFYAKDGAPKGQYKFGYGGTDANYSAYWGRYATTTPSSGSTTPSSEKKEDTKKENTTPSSSEKKNN; this is translated from the coding sequence ATGTATCATTTTATTGAGGTGAAGCTTTTGGACAATCAGGATAATTCCCGTATAACGGAACAACATTCTAAGAAGGTACCAGAAAAGAAAAAGATTTTTTTAATTATAAATGTCGTGATTCGTGTACTACAATCCTTATTTGTATTTGCAGTTGTTCTCCTACTATTAGGTGGTGCTTTAGGCATGGGTATTGGTATGGGGTATTTTGCTTTTCTAGTGGAAGACACTCAACCACCTACTAAAGAAGAACTTCAGACGGAAATCAGCGATATCACAGAGGTTTCCAAAATGACATACGCTGACGGTACGAATATCGCTATGATCAAATCTGACTTAGTTAGAACCAGAGTTGATGGAGAGCACATCTCCCCACTATTGAAAAAAGCGATTATTTCTACTGAAGATGAGTACTTTGAAGAACACAAAGGTGTTGTTCCCAAAGCCGTGATTCGTGCCCTTGTTTCAGATGCAACAGGTATAGGCGGTTCATCTGGTGGTTCAACCCTAACGCAACAACTAGTCAAACAACAAATTTTAACGGATGAAACAACATTCAAACGAAAAGCCAACGAGATACTTTTAGCTTTTCGCATCGAAAAATATTTTTCAAAAGATGAGATCGTTACGACCTATCTGAATGTCTCACCCTTTGGCCGAAACAATAAAGGTGAGAATATCGCAGGTGTTGAAGAAGCTGCAAAAGGTCTATTTGGTAAAAGTGCCAATGATTTAACACTTCCTCAAGCAGCCTTTATTGCCGGTCTACCGCAAAGCCCTATCATTTACACGCCTTATAGTAACACTGGTGCTCTAAAAGCGGATGAGAATCTTGCATACGGTATGAAACGAAAAGATTTTGTGTTGTTCAGCATGTATCGCGAAAAAGCAATCACAAAAGAAGAATATGAAACGGCTAAAAACTATGACTTAAAACAAGATTTCCAACCACAAGAAGCGTCCAATGAAAATACTGAAAGCTATCTTTATAATGCTGTCTTAGAACAAGCAACGAATGTTGTAATGGATATCAATATAGAAAAAGCTGGCGTTAAAAAAGAAACACTAGATGAACTAGGTCTTTCCCAATATAAAGATCAAGCACGAAAAGAAATTCAAAATCGTGGATACACAATTCAGTCAACCATCGATCAAACAGTTTATGATACTATGCAAAATGCGGTCGCAAACTTTGGCTACATGCTAGATGATGGCTATGGTGCTGGTTTCGTTGAGACTGGAAATGTTCTGATGGACAACAAAACGGGGCGCATTATTGGGTTTATCGCCGGTCGTGACTTCAATGTCAGCCAAAGTAACCATGCCTTAGATACCGTCCGCCAAGTTGGTTCTACAATCAAACCAATCTCCGTTTACGGACCTGCAATCGATCAAGGAATGATTGGTTCAGAAAGCCGCTTAGCGAATTATCCGATGTCTTATAAAACTGGCGGAGAATTGACTAATGCCACAAATTCTGGAACGAACACCTTTGATACTGTACGTCATGCGTTAGAATGGTCGTATAATATTCCTGTCTACCATCTAAATGAAGCAATGAAAGCACAAATGGGTGACGACAATTTCTCTTACAATAACTATCTAAGTAAAATGAACTACCCTGCAAGTGATGCTTGGGCTTATGAATCAGCTCCTTTTGGTTCGGTTGAAACAACTGTTCTTACTCAAACAAATGGATTCCAAGCCCTAGCAAACAAAGGGCAATATCAAAAAGGCTATATGATCGAAAAAATTACAGATAATAGCGGCAAAGTGATTTATGAGCATAAAAATACGCCTGTTCAAGTCTATTCTGAAGCAACAGCATCAATCATGAATGACCTGATGCGCTCTGTCTTAGATTCAAAAATAACAACACCCTTTAAAAATATGTCTATAGGTCTCAATCCAGCGTTTGCAAATGTTGACTGGGTTGGTAAAACAGGAACCACGAATGCTTATAAAGATGCTTGGCTAGTCGTTTCTACACCAACAATTACATTAGGTTCTTGGACAGGCTATGATATCCCCACTGCTATGAGTCCAAATAGTGGTGATCAAAATAGTGCCTATCTAGCAAATCTGGCAAACGCCATCTACTCAGTCAGACCTGACTTATTCGGTGCAGGTGAGAAATTCACCCTTTCAAAAGATGTGATCAAATCAAATGTATCTAGCTTTACAGGAGAAAAACCTGGTACTTTTACTTATAATGGCGGTACTTATACAGCTCCTGGTCCAAACGTTGAATCCTTCTATGCAAAAGATGGAGCGCCTAAAGGCCAATATAAATTTGGTTATGGCGGAACAGATGCTAACTACAGTGCTTACTGGGGACGTTATGCAACAACAACGCCAAGTTCAGGTTCGACAACACCTTCTTCTGAGAAAAAAGAAGATACTAAAAAAGAAAATACGACACCTTCTTCAAGTGAAAAAAAGAATAATTAA
- a CDS encoding iron chaperone: MTIIEDYVAKMPADRQEKLQQLYTTIKELVPKATEKMSYGMPTFYLNGNLVHFANAKNHIGFYPTPSAIEAFKNELTTFNTSKGAIQFPLDQELPLTLIKKIVLFRLEENTSK, encoded by the coding sequence ATGACTATCATCGAAGACTATGTCGCAAAAATGCCAGCAGATCGTCAAGAGAAATTACAACAGCTGTATACTACCATTAAAGAACTCGTTCCAAAAGCTACAGAAAAAATGTCTTATGGCATGCCCACATTCTATTTAAACGGTAACTTAGTCCACTTTGCGAATGCTAAAAACCATATTGGCTTTTATCCTACTCCAAGCGCTATTGAAGCATTTAAAAATGAGTTGACCACTTTTAATACAAGTAAAGGTGCCATTCAATTTCCTTTGGATCAAGAATTACCACTAACATTGATCAAAAAAATCGTATTATTTAGATTAGAAGAAAACACGTCAAAATAA